One Drosophila santomea strain STO CAGO 1482 chromosome X, Prin_Dsan_1.1, whole genome shotgun sequence DNA segment encodes these proteins:
- the LOC120455854 gene encoding uncharacterized protein LOC120455854, with product MLLMDALFNSLLVVSSGYAMYTLHPLETPYGYATAALSLVHGILGMVRAASNDDDECNRVRLITSGIMEIVPLSLTNIELYLKSTNPSLALAHTCFVVPLVYDMMAKLADNEDTSTETLKELTLLGNVVSLLFLGVNQSSNMYGGMAAIAFAARYGSVILDYYWKRLGAEFNLLAHSMFVVLMTMTLSAK from the coding sequence ATGCTGCTGATGGACGCATTGTTCAACAGTCTGTTGGTGGTCAGTTCCGGCTATGCGATGTACACCCTCCACCCCCTGGAAACGCCCTATGGTTATGCAACAGCGGCCTTGAGCCTGGTTCATGGAATTTTGGGGATGGTGCGGGCAGCGAGCAATGACGATGATGAGTGCAATCGGGTGCGGCTGATTACGTCGGGCATCATGGAGATAGTGCCGCTGTCTTTGACCAATATCGAGCTCTATCTGAAGTCCACCAATCCGAGCCTGGCCTTGGCCCACACCTGTTTTGTGGTGCCATTGGTCTACGACATGATGGCCAAATTAGCTGACAACGAGGACACCTCCACGGAGACCCTAAAGGAACTCACACTCCTGGGCAACGTTGTCTCCCTGCTTTTCCTGGGCGTCAACCAGTCCAGCAATATGTATGGCGGCATGGCTGCCATCGCTTTTGCAGCTCGCTACGGTTCTGTTATCCTCGACTACTACTGGAAGAGACTTGGTGCCGAGTTCAACCTGCTGGCCCACTCCATGTTTGTCGTCCTGATGACCATGACCCTTTCGGCAAAATGA